The proteins below come from a single Caulobacter flavus genomic window:
- a CDS encoding MotA/TolQ/ExbB proton channel family protein, whose translation MLDIKRKTPLIALVGAMALMASAPAFAQDAAAPAPATTEAAAPAATPAAETPAPAADAAPAEDAGEAATEKMKSHSLTPVGMFLAAGIVVKVVMIGLILASIFSWVLLITKLLEFASLNKQTDQFLEAFRGARSISDIARIGSSEEFEGNPLADMAAAAAQEVELSRQAGLQVGGEHRDSTLARATYAINAVQASLAKRLSGGMVFLASVGSGGPFIGLFGTVYGIMTSFISIANTNTTNLAVVAPGIAEALLATGIGLFAAIPAVIFYNYFQTRISAFGTRSEGFVAELMNAISRQLDKGA comes from the coding sequence ATGCTCGACATTAAACGGAAGACCCCCCTCATCGCTCTCGTCGGCGCCATGGCGCTGATGGCGAGCGCCCCGGCCTTCGCTCAGGACGCCGCCGCTCCCGCGCCGGCCACCACCGAAGCCGCCGCTCCGGCCGCCACCCCGGCCGCCGAAACCCCGGCCCCGGCCGCTGACGCCGCTCCCGCCGAGGACGCCGGTGAAGCCGCCACCGAAAAGATGAAGTCGCACTCGCTGACCCCGGTCGGCATGTTCCTGGCCGCCGGCATCGTCGTTAAGGTCGTGATGATCGGCCTGATCCTGGCCTCGATCTTCTCGTGGGTGCTGCTGATCACCAAGCTCCTCGAGTTCGCCAGCCTGAACAAGCAGACCGACCAGTTCCTGGAAGCCTTCCGCGGCGCCCGTTCGATCTCGGACATCGCCCGCATCGGCTCGTCGGAAGAATTCGAAGGCAACCCGCTGGCCGACATGGCCGCCGCGGCCGCCCAAGAAGTCGAACTGTCGCGTCAAGCCGGTCTGCAAGTCGGCGGCGAACACCGCGACTCGACCCTGGCCCGCGCCACCTACGCCATCAACGCCGTGCAAGCCTCGCTCGCCAAGCGTCTGTCGGGCGGCATGGTGTTCCTGGCCTCGGTGGGTTCGGGCGGTCCGTTCATCGGTCTGTTCGGCACCGTGTACGGGATCATGACCTCGTTCATCAGCATCGCGAACACCAACACGACCAACCTCGCCGTCGTCGCGCCGGGTATCGCTGAAGCCCTGCTCGCCACCGGTATCGGTCTGTTCGCCGCTATCCCGGCCGTTATCTTCTACAACTACTTCCAAACCCGCATCTCGGCCTTCGGCACCCGCTCGGAAGGTTTCGTTGCTGAACTGATGAACGCTATCTCGCGTCAGCTCGACAAGGGGGCGTAA
- a CDS encoding low molecular weight phosphatase family protein, with protein MVADLPDAVLFTCNYNRVRSPMAEALFKRFYGTRAYVDSCGLKPDPAGEGIDPFVVAVMDEMGVDVAAHQPKTFDELEDDSFDVVVSLTPEAQHRAVELSRDRAVEIEYWPTHDPTLVNDGSRDAMMAAYREVRDTLSAAIRARFGTPSTFGG; from the coding sequence ATCGTGGCCGATCTGCCCGATGCGGTGCTGTTCACCTGCAACTACAACCGCGTGCGCTCGCCGATGGCCGAGGCGCTGTTCAAGCGCTTCTACGGCACCCGCGCCTATGTCGATTCCTGCGGCCTGAAGCCGGATCCGGCCGGGGAGGGGATCGATCCCTTCGTGGTGGCGGTGATGGACGAGATGGGCGTCGACGTGGCGGCCCACCAGCCCAAGACCTTCGACGAGCTGGAGGACGACAGCTTCGACGTGGTCGTCTCGCTTACGCCCGAGGCCCAGCACCGGGCCGTTGAACTGTCGCGCGATCGCGCGGTCGAGATCGAGTATTGGCCGACCCACGATCCGACCCTGGTCAACGACGGCTCGCGCGACGCCATGATGGCCGCCTATCGCGAGGTGAGGGACACGCTTTCGGCCGCGATTCGAGCGCGTTTCGGGACACCATCGACGTTTGGGGGGTGA
- the yacG gene encoding DNA gyrase inhibitor YacG — MSSACPICGKPAQEASRPFCSKRCADVDLQRWLSDRYVVPGGQDDEENPPSTDFDN; from the coding sequence ATGAGCAGCGCCTGTCCCATCTGCGGCAAGCCCGCCCAGGAAGCCTCGCGCCCGTTCTGCTCCAAGCGCTGCGCGGATGTGGACCTGCAGCGCTGGCTGTCGGATCGCTACGTCGTGCCTGGCGGCCAGGACGACGAGGAAAACCCTCCATCCACAGACTTCGACAATTAG
- a CDS encoding HlyD family secretion protein, which yields MTDAAPPPASPPPQPEDRAAAAAPPPARPKPPGVRAIVLAALVTLVVVLLILFLWKLPPFAGSVQRTDNAYVRGQVTVIAPQLSGYVTKVLVQDFQAVRAGQPLVEIDRRIYGQRLDQARATLAAREADLANSTQAQASREAALAARHADIGSAQAQLERARADMARVADLATDGSVSLRERDQARAALRAAEAQVIAARAGRDIARQDVRSVGVSRQGLEAAVAAARAALRLAEIDMDNTLVRAPTDGQLGQIGVRQGQFVTAGTQLVSLVPPQRWIIANFKERQAGRMRPGQPASVTVDALGDRRFHGRIEQISPATGSEFSILPAQNATGNFTKIAQRLPVRIVLDAGQPDLVRLRPGMSVEAQVDLAKGPREGERR from the coding sequence ATGACCGACGCCGCCCCGCCGCCCGCCAGCCCGCCTCCGCAGCCCGAGGACCGCGCCGCCGCGGCCGCTCCGCCTCCAGCCCGGCCCAAGCCGCCGGGCGTACGGGCCATCGTGCTGGCCGCTCTCGTCACCCTGGTCGTGGTGCTGCTGATCCTGTTCCTGTGGAAGCTTCCGCCCTTCGCCGGTTCGGTGCAGCGCACCGACAACGCCTATGTGCGCGGCCAGGTGACGGTGATCGCGCCGCAGCTCAGCGGCTACGTCACCAAGGTGCTGGTGCAGGACTTCCAGGCCGTGCGCGCCGGCCAGCCGCTGGTCGAGATCGACCGCCGCATCTATGGCCAGCGCCTCGACCAGGCTCGCGCCACCCTGGCCGCCCGCGAGGCGGACCTGGCCAACTCGACCCAGGCCCAGGCCTCGCGCGAGGCCGCCCTGGCCGCCCGCCACGCCGACATCGGCTCGGCCCAGGCCCAGCTGGAACGCGCCCGCGCCGACATGGCCCGCGTGGCAGACCTGGCCACCGACGGCTCGGTGTCGCTGCGCGAACGCGACCAGGCCCGCGCCGCCCTGCGCGCCGCCGAGGCCCAGGTGATCGCCGCCCGCGCAGGCCGCGACATCGCCCGCCAGGACGTCCGCTCGGTCGGCGTCTCGCGCCAGGGACTGGAGGCCGCCGTGGCCGCCGCCCGCGCCGCCCTGCGGCTGGCCGAGATCGACATGGACAACACCCTGGTCCGGGCCCCCACCGACGGACAGCTGGGCCAGATCGGCGTGCGCCAGGGCCAGTTCGTCACCGCCGGCACGCAGCTGGTCTCGCTGGTGCCCCCGCAGCGCTGGATCATCGCCAACTTCAAGGAGCGGCAGGCCGGCCGAATGCGTCCCGGCCAGCCCGCCAGCGTCACGGTCGACGCCCTGGGCGACCGGCGCTTCCATGGCCGCATCGAGCAGATCTCGCCCGCCACCGGCTCGGAGTTCAGCATCCTGCCGGCCCAGAACGCCACCGGCAACTTCACCAAGATCGCCCAGCGCCTGCCGGTGCGCATCGTGCTCGACGCCGGCCAGCCGGACCTGGTCCGGCTGCGCCCCGGCATGTCGGTCGAGGCGCAGGTCGACCTGGCCAAAGGCCCGCGCGAGGGGGAGCGCCGCTGA
- a CDS encoding ribonuclease E/G: MSERRAYLYKGVGETVGVVTLDGRPERLIVQWPGDDPLDAEGVCGVARVKSIERAFGAAFVALPGGADVLLPIKPDMPKLVQGGLVEIEIRTASRADKAAVARFVAEGEGEPRVLAAAPTLEEQLRHFVKAGSPTTGERALEAVEAAEADILETVFALPGGGDVAIETTRALTSVDVDLGGREGDAKRAARQANMAAIAVSARVLRLKGLGGLVVFDLVGRGHDGQALTVAARNAFAPDNPGVAIGAISKFGALEMALPRRARPVMERLVDARGGWTASYAARRLARALEREGRADPGGRLAARCAPAVLEAFAELDAGLAERLGCRFTVSAEPGWSNDRIEVSAA, translated from the coding sequence ATGAGCGAGCGTCGCGCATACCTCTACAAGGGCGTCGGCGAAACCGTCGGCGTCGTGACCCTGGACGGCCGGCCCGAGCGCCTGATCGTGCAGTGGCCGGGCGACGATCCGCTGGACGCCGAGGGCGTGTGCGGCGTGGCCCGGGTGAAATCCATCGAGCGCGCCTTCGGGGCCGCCTTCGTGGCCCTGCCGGGCGGCGCCGACGTGCTGCTGCCGATCAAGCCCGACATGCCCAAGCTGGTGCAGGGCGGCCTGGTCGAGATCGAGATCCGCACCGCCTCGCGCGCCGACAAGGCCGCCGTGGCGCGCTTCGTCGCCGAAGGGGAGGGGGAGCCGCGCGTGCTGGCCGCCGCGCCGACGCTCGAGGAGCAGCTTCGCCACTTCGTGAAGGCCGGCTCGCCGACGACCGGCGAGCGCGCCCTGGAGGCGGTGGAAGCGGCCGAGGCCGACATTCTGGAGACCGTCTTCGCCCTGCCGGGCGGCGGCGACGTCGCCATCGAGACGACCCGCGCCCTGACCTCGGTCGACGTCGACCTGGGCGGCCGCGAGGGCGACGCCAAGCGCGCCGCGCGTCAGGCCAACATGGCCGCGATCGCCGTCTCGGCCCGCGTGTTGCGCCTTAAGGGCCTGGGCGGGCTGGTGGTGTTCGACCTGGTGGGGCGCGGCCACGACGGCCAGGCCCTGACCGTGGCCGCCCGCAACGCCTTCGCGCCCGACAATCCCGGCGTGGCCATCGGGGCGATCAGCAAGTTCGGGGCGCTGGAGATGGCGCTGCCGCGTCGCGCCCGGCCGGTGATGGAGCGCCTGGTCGACGCACGGGGCGGCTGGACGGCTTCCTACGCCGCCCGCCGCCTGGCGCGGGCGCTGGAGCGGGAAGGGCGCGCCGATCCTGGCGGTCGCCTGGCCGCCCGCTGCGCGCCGGCCGTGCTGGAAGCCTTCGCCGAGCTCGACGCGGGCCTGGCCGAGCGCCTGGGCTGCCGTTTCACCGTTTCCGCCGAGCCTGGCTGGAGCAACGACCGTATCGAGGTGTCCGCGGCATGA
- the hisD gene encoding histidinol dehydrogenase, whose amino-acid sequence MRRFDFSSPDFARAFKAFLDERRGSPADVDAAARDVLEAVKHGGLDAVLDYTRRFDKVDLTQETVRVTADEIEAGAAECSAEVREAIAFAAERIRVYHARQRPADQAWTDEAGVELGWRWTPLEAVGVYVPGGRAAYPSTVLMNAVPAQVAGVDRIAMVTPPGKLQPAVLAAAKEAGVTEIWRIGGAQAVAALAYGAGPIQPVDKIVGPGNAYVTAAKRRLYGVVGIDALAGPSEIVVVADKDNNPDWIAADLLSQAEHDPAAQSILITDDEAFAAAVEAAVAARLKTLSTGEDAAASWRDHGAVIIAPLDESPALVDAIAPEHVEFATENPETLSDRVRHAGAIFLGRLTPEAIGDYVAGSNHVLPTSRAARFQSGLSIYDFIKRTSIVKCDAASFGILGPHTAALAQAEGLPAHALSASIRLPSKG is encoded by the coding sequence ATGCGCAGGTTCGACTTCTCCAGCCCCGACTTCGCCCGGGCCTTCAAGGCCTTCCTCGACGAGCGCCGCGGTTCGCCGGCCGACGTCGACGCCGCCGCGCGCGACGTTCTGGAAGCGGTGAAGCATGGCGGCCTGGACGCCGTGCTCGACTACACCCGCCGCTTCGACAAGGTGGACCTGACGCAAGAGACCGTGCGCGTCACCGCCGACGAGATCGAGGCCGGCGCGGCCGAGTGTTCGGCCGAGGTCCGCGAGGCCATCGCCTTCGCCGCCGAGCGTATCCGCGTCTATCACGCCCGCCAGCGTCCGGCCGACCAGGCCTGGACCGACGAGGCCGGGGTGGAGCTCGGCTGGCGCTGGACGCCGCTGGAGGCCGTGGGCGTCTACGTGCCCGGCGGCCGCGCGGCCTATCCCTCGACCGTGCTGATGAACGCCGTGCCGGCCCAGGTGGCGGGCGTCGACCGCATCGCCATGGTCACCCCGCCGGGCAAGCTGCAGCCGGCCGTGCTGGCCGCGGCCAAGGAGGCCGGCGTCACCGAGATCTGGCGCATCGGCGGGGCCCAGGCCGTCGCCGCCCTGGCCTATGGGGCGGGACCCATCCAGCCGGTGGACAAGATCGTCGGCCCGGGCAACGCCTATGTCACCGCCGCCAAGCGCCGCCTGTACGGCGTGGTGGGCATCGACGCCCTGGCCGGTCCGTCGGAGATCGTCGTAGTCGCCGACAAGGACAACAACCCCGACTGGATCGCCGCCGACCTCTTGAGCCAGGCCGAGCACGACCCGGCCGCCCAGTCGATCCTGATCACCGACGACGAGGCCTTCGCCGCCGCCGTAGAGGCCGCCGTGGCCGCGCGCCTGAAGACCCTGTCGACCGGCGAGGACGCCGCCGCCTCGTGGCGCGACCACGGCGCGGTGATCATCGCGCCGCTGGACGAGAGCCCGGCCCTTGTGGACGCCATCGCTCCGGAGCACGTCGAGTTCGCTACGGAGAACCCCGAAACCTTGTCGGACCGGGTGCGCCATGCCGGCGCGATCTTCCTGGGCCGCCTGACGCCGGAAGCCATCGGCGACTACGTGGCCGGCTCCAACCACGTGCTGCCCACCAGCCGCGCGGCGCGCTTCCAGTCGGGCCTGTCGATCTACGACTTCATCAAGCGCACCTCGATCGTGAAGTGCGATGCGGCCTCGTTCGGGATCCTGGGTCCGCACACCGCGGCGCTGGCGCAAGCCGAGGGCCTGCCGGCCCACGCTCTCTCCGCATCCATTAGGTTGCCTTCGAAGGGCTGA
- a CDS encoding efflux transporter outer membrane subunit gives MRPTLSVLATALLLGACATPGPKTAPPPEAAVTPPSAWRADAPSGQDVLAADWWKTFGDPRLSGLVAAALARNADLGIAEARVREAEGLAAQSRAALLPTLNATGGVQKQRELSAFGTAAEPLAAQAQLQAAYEIDLWGRLRAGDAAARASLQASRHARDAARLSVAAATARAYVSLTSLDAQLATARATLVSRQEATDRARRRAQQGLTSNLELRQAEGELEAAAQRVPALELAVRRQEAGLALLVGEDGAGPIARGGLEALAVPQPAAPLPWALLARRPDVAQAEASLAAADASLAAARAAFLPQVRLSAAAGGLQVQHLDPLSIWSAGGSVLAPIFDGGRLRGASDAAAARRDQAAFAYRKAAQTAFNEVESALEGQGRLTEQEDHARLQRAAAARTLDHARKRYQAGYVAYLEELDAQRGLLATELALSQVREARLLNAVALYQALGGGWTGP, from the coding sequence ATGCGCCCGACCCTGTCCGTCCTGGCGACGGCCCTGCTGCTGGGCGCCTGCGCCACGCCGGGACCCAAGACCGCGCCACCGCCGGAAGCCGCCGTGACGCCGCCCTCCGCCTGGCGCGCCGACGCGCCCTCCGGCCAGGACGTCCTCGCCGCCGACTGGTGGAAGACCTTCGGCGATCCGCGCCTCTCCGGCCTCGTGGCTGCCGCCCTGGCGCGCAACGCCGACCTGGGGATCGCCGAGGCGCGAGTGCGCGAGGCCGAGGGGCTGGCCGCCCAGTCCCGCGCGGCGCTCCTGCCGACGCTGAACGCCACGGGCGGGGTGCAGAAGCAGCGCGAGCTGTCGGCCTTCGGTACGGCGGCCGAGCCCCTGGCCGCCCAGGCCCAGCTCCAGGCCGCCTATGAGATCGACCTGTGGGGTCGGCTGCGGGCTGGCGACGCCGCCGCCCGCGCCAGCCTGCAGGCCAGCCGCCACGCCCGCGACGCCGCGCGCCTGTCGGTGGCCGCCGCCACCGCCCGCGCCTATGTCTCCCTGACCTCGCTGGACGCCCAGCTGGCCACCGCCCGCGCCACGCTGGTCTCGCGGCAGGAGGCCACGGACCGCGCTCGTCGCCGCGCGCAACAGGGCCTGACCTCCAATCTGGAACTGCGCCAGGCCGAAGGCGAGCTCGAGGCGGCCGCCCAGCGCGTGCCCGCGCTAGAACTGGCCGTCCGCAGGCAAGAGGCGGGCCTGGCCCTGCTGGTCGGCGAGGACGGCGCCGGGCCGATCGCCCGCGGCGGGCTCGAGGCCCTGGCCGTGCCGCAGCCGGCAGCGCCCCTGCCGTGGGCCCTGCTGGCCCGCCGGCCCGACGTCGCCCAGGCCGAGGCCAGCCTCGCGGCGGCCGACGCCAGCCTTGCGGCGGCGCGAGCGGCCTTCCTGCCCCAGGTGCGGCTGTCGGCCGCCGCCGGCGGCCTGCAGGTCCAGCACCTGGACCCGCTGAGCATCTGGAGCGCGGGCGGCAGCGTGCTGGCCCCGATCTTCGACGGCGGTCGTCTGCGCGGCGCCTCGGACGCCGCCGCCGCCCGCCGCGACCAGGCCGCCTTCGCCTATCGCAAGGCCGCCCAGACGGCTTTCAACGAGGTCGAGAGCGCGCTGGAGGGGCAAGGCCGCCTCACCGAGCAGGAAGACCACGCCCGCCTGCAGCGCGCCGCCGCCGCCCGCACGCTGGATCACGCCCGCAAGCGCTACCAGGCTGGCTACGTCGCCTATCTCGAGGAACTGGACGCCCAACGCGGCCTGCTGGCCACCGAGCTTGCGCTGTCGCAGGTGCGCGAGGCCCGCCTGCTCAACGCCGTGGCGCTGTATCAGGCGCTGGGCGGCGGATGGACAGGGCCTTAG
- a CDS encoding energy transducer TonB translates to MAEQQTPEHRHYDPLTSEGPRRKKGIGTFGVATIIVIGLHGLLFAYLAKQKFEAVLKEYSDEAVDVELPPPPPPPPPPPPPPPPPPTNAPPPPPAVVQPRPPIAPPPDVTPPPPLPIPPVKERVEQTAPPIISSAPPAPVTAPPARASVVTRPDWARKPNADDMARYYPDRAQRMEVGGRATIRCTVNAKGSLENCSVVSESPADYGFGDAALKLSRLFRMKPKTLDGAPVDGGEITVPITFQVPQ, encoded by the coding sequence ATGGCTGAACAACAAACGCCCGAGCATCGCCACTACGATCCGCTGACTTCGGAAGGCCCGCGCCGGAAGAAGGGTATCGGCACCTTCGGTGTCGCGACCATCATCGTGATCGGTCTGCACGGCCTCCTCTTCGCGTACCTCGCGAAGCAGAAGTTCGAAGCAGTGCTGAAGGAGTACAGCGACGAAGCCGTGGATGTGGAGCTGCCTCCGCCTCCGCCGCCTCCGCCGCCGCCTCCGCCGCCGCCGCCGCCGCCGCCGACCAACGCTCCGCCCCCGCCTCCCGCGGTGGTGCAGCCGAGGCCGCCGATCGCGCCGCCGCCGGACGTGACGCCGCCGCCGCCGCTCCCGATCCCGCCCGTCAAGGAGCGGGTCGAGCAGACGGCGCCGCCGATCATCTCGTCGGCTCCGCCGGCGCCGGTGACGGCTCCGCCGGCTCGCGCTTCGGTCGTGACGCGTCCCGACTGGGCGCGTAAGCCGAACGCGGACGACATGGCCCGGTACTATCCGGACCGTGCGCAGCGGATGGAAGTCGGTGGTCGTGCGACGATCCGTTGCACGGTGAACGCCAAGGGTTCGCTCGAGAACTGCTCGGTCGTGTCGGAATCTCCGGCCGACTACGGTTTCGGCGACGCGGCCCTGAAGCTGTCGCGCCTCTTCCGCATGAAGCCGAAGACCCTCGACGGGGCTCCGGTGGACGGCGGCGAGATCACGGTGCCGATCACCTTCCAGGTCCCGCAATAG
- a CDS encoding Maf family nucleotide pyrophosphatase, whose product MTVAQPSLVLASASPRRLDLLAQVGVTPDRVDPADIDESPLRDETPRRHALRLAQEKARAVAARSPGDFVLAADTVVAVGRRILPKAETEADVRHCLNLLTGRAHKVLTGVALIGPDGTLSSRVVETRVVFKRLSDSEFESYIASGQWRGKAGGYGVQGVAGGFIVDLQGSYPSVVGLPLYETLCMLEGKGWLRREAVA is encoded by the coding sequence ATGACGGTCGCCCAGCCTTCGCTGGTCCTGGCCAGTGCGAGCCCCAGGCGCTTGGACCTGTTGGCCCAGGTCGGCGTAACCCCCGACCGGGTCGATCCCGCCGACATCGACGAGTCGCCCCTGCGCGACGAGACCCCGCGCCGCCACGCCCTGCGCCTGGCGCAGGAGAAGGCGCGCGCCGTCGCCGCGCGTTCGCCGGGCGACTTCGTGCTGGCCGCCGACACCGTGGTGGCCGTGGGCCGCCGCATCCTGCCCAAGGCCGAGACCGAGGCCGACGTCCGCCACTGCCTGAACCTGCTGACCGGCCGCGCCCACAAGGTGCTGACCGGCGTGGCGCTGATCGGTCCGGACGGGACGCTGAGCTCGCGCGTCGTCGAGACCCGGGTGGTGTTCAAGCGCCTGTCCGACAGCGAATTCGAATCCTACATCGCCAGCGGTCAGTGGCGCGGCAAGGCCGGCGGCTACGGCGTGCAGGGCGTGGCGGGCGGCTTCATCGTCGACCTGCAGGGCTCGTATCCCAGCGTGGTCGGCCTGCCGCTGTACGAGACCCTCTGCATGCTCGAAGGCAAGGGCTGGCTCCGCCGCGAGGCCGTTGCATGA
- a CDS encoding UPF0262 family protein, with translation MSDAPKHFLKTIAIDEDSLAAASRDQEQERQVAIFDLLDGNYFEPAEAAGGPYDLKLSLIENRLALDISGGGYEKRHLLSLSPFRGVIRDYFMICDSYYQAIRNSTPQQIEALDMGRRGLHNEGSALLRERLDGKVKTDLDTARRLFTLICALHWRG, from the coding sequence ATGTCAGACGCGCCCAAGCACTTCCTGAAGACGATCGCCATCGACGAGGATTCGCTGGCCGCGGCCTCGCGCGACCAGGAGCAGGAGCGCCAGGTGGCGATCTTCGACCTGCTGGACGGCAACTACTTCGAGCCGGCCGAGGCGGCCGGAGGGCCGTATGACCTCAAGCTGTCGCTGATCGAGAACCGCCTGGCGCTCGACATCAGCGGCGGCGGCTACGAGAAGCGCCACCTGCTGTCGCTGTCGCCGTTTCGCGGCGTGATCCGTGACTACTTCATGATCTGCGACAGCTACTACCAGGCGATCCGCAACTCGACGCCGCAGCAGATCGAGGCCTTGGACATGGGCCGGCGCGGTCTGCACAACGAGGGCTCGGCCCTGCTGCGCGAACGTCTGGACGGCAAGGTCAAGACCGATCTCGACACGGCCCGGCGCCTCTTCACCCTGATCTGCGCGCTGCACTGGCGGGGCTGA
- a CDS encoding biopolymer transporter ExbD yields the protein MAAKLSGGGGDRFNVEQNSEINVTPFVDVMLVLLIIFMVAAPLASVSIEVNLPPAVAKASPNPPKPVYISIKSNGQLYIGDDRTSIDTMGEDLTKNIGRRDPSKERIFIRADEKTRYGSFMEVMNTLQDNGFYSVALVGRDENS from the coding sequence ATGGCCGCCAAACTTTCGGGCGGCGGCGGCGACAGGTTCAACGTCGAACAGAACAGCGAGATCAACGTCACGCCCTTCGTGGACGTCATGCTGGTCCTCCTGATCATCTTCATGGTGGCGGCCCCGCTGGCCTCCGTGTCGATCGAAGTGAACCTGCCGCCGGCGGTAGCGAAAGCATCGCCTAACCCGCCGAAACCGGTCTACATCTCCATCAAGTCAAACGGTCAGCTGTACATCGGCGACGATCGCACTTCGATTGACACGATGGGTGAGGACCTGACGAAGAACATCGGCAGACGCGACCCTTCGAAGGAGCGCATCTTCATCCGTGCTGACGAAAAGACGCGCTACGGCTCGTTCATGGAGGTGATGAACACCCTCCAGGACAATGGGTTCTACAGCGTGGCTCTCGTGGGCCGTGATGAGAACAGCTGA
- a CDS encoding MFS transporter, whose translation MPRHGETIGQTPDWLPHERPMIPGSPSTPDFPLPFRIVHALISVLIGVTGSLGTALISVNLPAIQGSLGLTPTQGAWLTTIYVMTNISMNLLLVKYRQQFGIRRFTLVFLSLYTVAAFAHLFLDNYPMALVLRAISGVGAAALSALAMFYMLQAFPASFRMGALVLGVGVSQLGAPLARVISTGLLDAAYWHGLYALEACLAAACLAAVLLFRLPHGVRIHVFEKTDVLTFALLGGGLGLVVAVLGLGRIVWWFEAPWLGWCLAAAVVMIAIASLVEHGRVHPLIDTRWVATGAFLRFCLNIALVRLILSEQSVGAAGLMNALGLAAEQQRLLYGVVLLATVAGVVVSATTLNQKTLAPQFLGSILLIAVGAFLDARATVLTAPVNLYLSQALLAFAAAMFLGPAFMFGIGQLLTRGLGSIITFSVMFGVAQNLGGLFGASLLGTLQTVRAQHHAVYLAEHLTGSDPAVAATLQAYGGAYASTQVDPAFRAADGVALLTQQLTQQANILAFNDVFRVIGIIAVAQFFYAALLFVLLAVRMKRQAAAPTPPPTPSKPASEPA comes from the coding sequence ATGCCCCGGCACGGCGAGACGATCGGCCAGACCCCGGATTGGCTGCCGCACGAGCGGCCAATGATCCCCGGCTCGCCCTCGACGCCCGACTTCCCCCTGCCCTTCCGCATCGTCCACGCGCTGATCTCGGTCCTGATCGGCGTGACCGGCTCGCTGGGCACGGCGCTGATCTCGGTCAACCTGCCGGCCATCCAGGGCTCGCTGGGCCTGACCCCCACACAGGGGGCCTGGCTGACCACGATCTACGTGATGACCAACATCTCGATGAACCTGCTGCTGGTGAAGTACCGCCAGCAGTTCGGCATCCGCCGGTTCACCCTGGTGTTCCTGAGCCTCTACACGGTGGCGGCGTTCGCCCACCTGTTCCTCGACAACTATCCGATGGCCCTGGTCCTGCGGGCGATCAGCGGCGTCGGCGCCGCGGCGCTCAGCGCGCTGGCCATGTTCTACATGCTGCAGGCCTTCCCGGCCTCGTTCCGCATGGGAGCGCTGGTGCTCGGCGTCGGCGTCTCGCAGCTGGGCGCGCCGCTGGCCCGGGTGATCTCCACCGGCCTGCTCGACGCCGCCTACTGGCATGGGCTCTACGCGCTGGAAGCGTGCCTGGCCGCCGCGTGCCTGGCCGCCGTGCTGCTGTTTCGCCTGCCGCACGGGGTGCGCATCCACGTCTTCGAGAAGACCGACGTCCTGACCTTCGCCCTGCTGGGCGGGGGTCTTGGCCTGGTCGTCGCAGTGCTGGGCCTGGGCCGTATCGTCTGGTGGTTCGAGGCCCCGTGGCTCGGTTGGTGTCTGGCCGCCGCCGTGGTGATGATCGCCATCGCCTCGCTGGTCGAGCATGGCCGGGTCCACCCGTTGATCGACACCCGCTGGGTGGCCACCGGCGCCTTCCTGCGCTTCTGCCTGAACATCGCCCTGGTGCGGCTGATCCTCTCCGAGCAGAGCGTCGGCGCCGCCGGCCTGATGAACGCGCTGGGCCTGGCGGCCGAGCAGCAGCGCTTGCTCTATGGCGTGGTCCTGCTGGCCACCGTCGCCGGCGTCGTGGTCAGCGCCACGACCCTCAACCAGAAGACCCTGGCCCCGCAGTTCCTCGGCTCGATCCTGCTGATCGCCGTCGGCGCCTTCCTCGACGCCCGCGCCACGGTGCTGACCGCGCCGGTGAACCTCTATCTCAGCCAGGCCCTGCTGGCCTTCGCCGCCGCCATGTTCCTGGGACCGGCCTTCATGTTCGGCATCGGCCAGTTGCTGACCCGAGGCCTGGGCTCGATCATCACCTTCTCGGTGATGTTCGGCGTCGCCCAGAACCTGGGCGGCCTCTTCGGCGCCTCGCTGCTGGGCACGCTGCAGACCGTGCGCGCCCAGCACCACGCCGTCTATCTGGCCGAGCACCTTACCGGATCGGATCCCGCCGTCGCCGCCACGCTGCAGGCCTATGGCGGGGCCTACGCCTCGACCCAGGTCGACCCGGCCTTCCGCGCCGCCGACGGCGTGGCCCTGCTGACCCAGCAGTTGACCCAGCAGGCCAACATCCTGGCCTTCAACGACGTCTTCCGGGTGATCGGGATCATCGCCGTCGCCCAGTTCTTCTACGCCGCCCTGCTGTTCGTGCTGCTGGCCGTGCGCATGAAGCGCCAGGCCGCCGCCCCGACACCGCCCCCGACACCATCCAAGCCCGCTTCGGAACCCGCATGA
- the infA gene encoding translation initiation factor IF-1, with protein MAKEELLEFPGTVSELLPNATFRVKLENDHEIIAHTAGKMRKNRIRVLAGDKVLVEMTPYDLTKGRITYRFK; from the coding sequence ATGGCTAAGGAAGAACTGCTCGAGTTTCCCGGCACGGTCAGCGAACTGCTGCCCAACGCCACCTTCCGCGTGAAGCTCGAGAACGATCACGAGATCATCGCCCACACCGCCGGCAAGATGCGCAAGAACCGCATCCGCGTGCTGGCCGGCGACAAGGTGCTCGTGGAAATGACGCCCTACGACCTGACCAAGGGCCGTATCACCTACCGCTTCAAGTAA